A genomic window from Chitinophaga pollutisoli includes:
- a CDS encoding GyrI-like domain-containing protein, with protein MQKTDLAKEFRQYYRARPVPELITVAPGQFLTVEGAGASYAGEFNAKIKALWATAYNIRKICKLQGNDFRMPSLECYWWTGSGAPMPAVTAEESNWKLALQMPAFVTRGDCRQAAALAGNKRLPYLDALRFESMPQALAVQLLHTGSYYEEEASVARLHQYIRQHHLEVNGSHHEIYLNDPGKTPVSKLQTILRLNVKAG; from the coding sequence ATGCAGAAAACAGATCTCGCCAAAGAGTTTCGGCAATATTACCGCGCCCGGCCAGTGCCGGAGCTGATTACCGTTGCGCCGGGGCAGTTTTTAACTGTCGAAGGCGCGGGGGCTTCTTATGCCGGGGAGTTCAATGCCAAAATCAAGGCGCTTTGGGCTACGGCGTACAATATCCGTAAGATCTGCAAGTTGCAGGGCAACGATTTCCGGATGCCTTCGCTGGAGTGTTACTGGTGGACCGGCAGCGGGGCGCCTATGCCTGCGGTGACGGCGGAGGAGTCGAACTGGAAGCTGGCATTGCAGATGCCGGCGTTTGTTACCCGTGGGGATTGCCGGCAGGCGGCGGCGCTGGCGGGCAATAAGAGGCTGCCTTATCTGGATGCGCTGCGTTTTGAATCGATGCCCCAGGCCCTGGCGGTACAGTTGCTGCATACGGGCTCCTATTACGAGGAAGAGGCCTCCGTGGCCAGGTTGCACCAATACATCCGCCAGCATCACCTGGAGGTGAACGGGTCGCATCATGAAATCTACCTGAACGATCCGGGCAAAACGCCGGTGAGTAAGCTGCAAACGATTCTGAGATTGAACGTGAAAGCGGGTTGA
- the rnc gene encoding ribonuclease III: MRLIPGFLYKILYGKKRLYKDLYNLLGFHPGNLALYEVALSHRSSKEKFLESNERLEYLGDAILGAIIGDYLFKKYPYKTEGYLTEMRSKIVNRQQLNDIAIKMGLRKLTIYDKYNSFLKISQIFGNTLEALVGAVYLDRGYNKTKQFVHKRILVPYIDLEALEIVEMNHKNKLYGWANKNGKSLEFELIEEQMDNGRRIFTVGAMLDGELICTGKAFNKKDASQIAASQAIELLGIGGDDKL; encoded by the coding sequence GTGAGACTAATTCCAGGATTCCTATATAAAATTTTATACGGGAAAAAGCGACTGTACAAAGACCTCTACAACCTGCTCGGGTTCCACCCGGGCAACCTGGCCCTGTATGAAGTCGCTTTGAGCCACCGTTCCAGCAAGGAGAAATTCCTTGAGAGCAACGAGCGCCTGGAATATCTTGGCGACGCCATCCTGGGCGCCATTATCGGAGATTACCTCTTCAAAAAATACCCCTACAAAACCGAAGGCTACCTCACCGAAATGCGGTCTAAAATCGTCAACCGCCAACAGCTCAACGATATTGCCATCAAAATGGGCCTCCGCAAACTGACGATCTACGACAAATACAACTCCTTCCTCAAAATCTCCCAGATCTTCGGCAATACCCTCGAAGCCCTCGTGGGCGCAGTTTACCTCGACCGCGGGTATAACAAAACCAAACAGTTCGTCCACAAGCGCATCCTCGTCCCCTACATCGACCTCGAAGCCCTCGAGATCGTGGAGATGAACCACAAAAACAAACTGTACGGCTGGGCCAATAAAAACGGCAAATCCCTCGAATTCGAACTCATCGAAGAACAGATGGATAACGGCCGCCGCATCTTCACTGTAGGCGCCATGCTCGACGGCGAGCTTATCTGCACCGGCAAAGCCTTCAATAAAAAGGATGCCAGCCAGATTGCTGCCTCCCAGGCAATTGAACTGCTTGGTATTGGCGGGGATGATAAGTTATAA
- the fabF gene encoding beta-ketoacyl-ACP synthase II, translated as MQPRRVVVTGLGALTPLGNSVEAFWQGLANGVSGADYIKQFDASKFKTRFACELKDFDATNFMDKKDARKMDPFTQTAVIAADQAVADAKIDRNSVDVDRVGVIWGTGVGGMINFTNELKEFHSGDGTPRFSPFLITRLILDIAAGHISMRHGFRGPNFSVVSACASATNALIEAMYTIRYGKADVIISGGSENIINEPCVGGFNAMKALSERNDDPKTASRPFDLDRDGFVMGEGAGALVLESYEHAMARGAKIYVELAGGGASADAHHITAPHPEGLGAMNVMTQALKDAGLQPEDIDYINVHGTSTPLGDIAEVKAIQQVFGEAAYNLNISSTKSMTGHLLGAAGAVESITIIKSILEGLVPPTINHFTDDPQLDAKLNFTFNVAQKRDVRAALSNTFGFGGHNASVIFKKFVP; from the coding sequence ATGCAACCAAGACGAGTAGTCGTTACAGGTTTAGGCGCGCTGACACCGCTCGGCAATTCCGTAGAAGCTTTCTGGCAGGGATTGGCGAACGGTGTATCGGGCGCTGATTATATCAAGCAGTTTGATGCTTCCAAATTCAAGACCCGTTTTGCCTGTGAGCTGAAAGACTTCGACGCCACGAATTTCATGGATAAGAAGGATGCACGCAAAATGGACCCGTTCACGCAAACCGCCGTCATCGCAGCCGATCAGGCAGTGGCGGACGCGAAAATCGACCGCAACTCCGTGGATGTTGACAGGGTTGGCGTGATCTGGGGTACGGGCGTTGGCGGGATGATCAACTTCACGAACGAATTAAAGGAATTCCATTCCGGGGACGGAACACCGCGTTTCAGCCCTTTCCTGATCACCCGTTTGATTCTGGATATTGCCGCAGGGCATATATCCATGCGTCATGGTTTCAGAGGCCCTAACTTCTCGGTGGTATCTGCGTGCGCTTCGGCCACCAATGCCTTGATCGAAGCCATGTACACCATCCGCTACGGAAAGGCGGACGTAATCATTTCCGGTGGATCCGAAAACATCATCAATGAGCCCTGCGTAGGCGGTTTCAACGCGATGAAGGCGCTCAGCGAACGGAACGACGATCCGAAAACAGCCTCCAGGCCGTTTGATCTCGACCGCGATGGTTTTGTCATGGGCGAAGGCGCCGGCGCTCTCGTGCTGGAAAGCTACGAACATGCCATGGCCCGCGGCGCTAAGATTTATGTCGAACTCGCCGGCGGCGGCGCATCCGCAGACGCCCACCACATCACCGCTCCCCACCCCGAAGGGCTCGGAGCCATGAACGTGATGACCCAGGCCCTCAAAGATGCCGGCCTCCAACCGGAGGATATCGACTACATCAACGTACACGGAACCTCTACTCCGCTGGGCGACATTGCGGAAGTAAAGGCCATTCAGCAGGTATTTGGCGAAGCTGCCTACAATCTCAACATCAGCTCCACCAAATCCATGACCGGGCACCTCCTTGGGGCAGCCGGAGCCGTGGAATCCATTACCATCATCAAGAGCATTCTGGAAGGTCTCGTACCTCCCACCATCAACCACTTCACCGACGATCCCCAGCTGGATGCCAAACTGAATTTCACTTTTAACGTGGCACAAAAAAGAGACGTGAGAGCCGCGCTCAGCAACACCTTCGGGTTTGGCGGGCACAATGCCTCCGTTATTTTCAAAAAATTTGTTCCTTGA